A section of the Drosophila subobscura isolate 14011-0131.10 chromosome A, UCBerk_Dsub_1.0, whole genome shotgun sequence genome encodes:
- the LOC117898421 gene encoding LOW QUALITY PROTEIN: supporter of activation of yellow protein (The sequence of the model RefSeq protein was modified relative to this genomic sequence to represent the inferred CDS: deleted 1 base in 1 codon): protein MNDLRHQQMVAPTSSSGSGTGTVIAVGSSGQINSSVKSATSTTSEEEQRVSSTSSPAQREHQLNAEQEQQQQEQQQQEQQQQERQQQEQQQQQQQQQLGAEEVLQQQQPGHITSTTASPPPQTPTQRDDAQSSAAGTRASALASAASGAAAMAATAVDVKGDEGSRGGSIQGHKIILKLSKHSHTAPNESQSVEDDRRVEPLRIHLPSSIGGTGAKPQDASDADASSCSSSCAEAEEELSSLSQHRPTPNPRSTPHIVPKLTIRAANEERVGSVVPKLTIKMPENPAASSGSGSGSCSTDGSLSNCLGRSQSTTPAKSEAHLSSLSPASASSSSASSSSSSSSSSSSLSMTMVEMQTVPKLMIKTTLAGSSCISSNSEEQPQQIPKLTIKTGGSGQEHTHTVIMTHDLSNAQSIPKLTIKTKSIDMEDSSDGGQTLAKVEHQHQQQPLPKLTIKNLCSPKHKVRAVLEEKPPSASKLATHTATPMPTPIPISNGGESNSSQEFCGFSDPDGEQMMADDMRRNSDDMDIDESLSKEHDPKIFHNLPPLQPAACNGLAIENKPKKYKTVASNPHANSNLPQQQHNVVDLVDLTSSPSPGSSPAHASIEFSGRSLPLRLHMAPAGTTRGPGSPNSNILLNQLTGPAKTQFSTVSSKSNNSSKYPQLTERLMANGGGVRVGAATTAAVSEGGAQLSGVVPTARSSSPSQSIIDSIEILDTPEGSPHITYMDHPPLLNNHHDGIEQERQEELEGLEELEELDNNNENHMKRNSCDGSESPSIPRSKQRRLDNDENDQQTHNCHEPGKKSSSIEMVQMQTQTGQPSHRSRKQKHERILNTDLEDGLFPPSGPPGPGLDSGSGPDSGHPPSTSSDGIQNGTLFTDSGAAANANSLELQSERQRNPPAPSEVMTTPAPTCKRRGRPKRNQNSDLSAHLLPSTPALATPIHDTHDIHGSQETKVSSAVKSRRVQLLRKRLAIDMVSMGQEQRPEAASIPLMDEQEVDDSPSALGMVMYRDHRQLRATRRTQTPNSKVLNPSQPTPKTTRKRQSKANSIKLSLQQQQSERQEPPQPFPPPTLSLDQFGETESNNNNDSMAFALAAQIDLTMCSSSSSTSSGVPATSCQLGGGNGHGSGSSSTMSMSSMLPPTTILSSSDPLPDVVFQPNDFSSIMATQQLRSPRPCSISGGSQLDSHDEENYTSALDNSGDESGSITMQMLSMATAGCVTSTRGRGRGRGSRGGGGAGRSSHSGSSSSNRAGGSSSNASSAASGQPRAPRMSRGASAVAKAIAMSRPRCVGGLKHTPDPQRLKGLFSPSPQVFEEDTRMSADLGNSNQSIMGSLMEPPLTPQKQPDFLNNEESQSSVLSNVSVLDTNQGQSVDAILGSALKRPKKKKMEICVAEDTDFNASSIAEYDWPPPKGCCPSKNRDTFMIQEQVALYLGINSFKRKYPDLPRRAVDMEERNWLQEKGLVSEKMCDLGITAVWASDILDIMYADFYDKYEDYKEYIRLKHLREIEAKQKALGLTVGTVRGLQARDRAMLSASKWNVYFNKTRKDERLACLDLQTFTMNQPQLRTAPTTTRLHRSIASGVREAAEAQNILLPPDLVCPRDDHYDEAYCQSDYAYPLPVVPDQFSFGYRKLDFVELRSHPLDTALDKPQSQSQVAGLEVQLRERINGVTCAIADKVDVSASEAQPASKPKVSVSVRRSRRSSRQQSNKVRTASSSSISSSASLSSSFSDTSSSSSSSSSSDTDNDDESDSSISSSCISTAGSSAAASDDERNESARSRLSNCGVCLRTQHRNAREMPEFFIRCYSCRRRVHPSCIDMPQRMVGRVRNYNWQCAGCKCCVKCKSSQRPGKMLYCEQCDRGYHIYCLGLKTVPDGRWSCERCCICMRCGAIKPEGLPQVSELASPGEAVAGAEATKASPRNKKMKWIHEYRIDHITKLREHAAMFCVPCAKKPAKRHAPQGVTALGSAVSITVPVIASPGLSPRTNGSQATYPSPVAALSPKLPVVVSALVTTTYEEEAATKTTTTMTMTERRQQPHGATSSITMMECSSFNRSGVSEDSGITSAATATATAASSPALTVTSGTGAATGAATAIGISPPPVVA, encoded by the exons ATGAATGATTTACGTCACCAGCAGATGGTAGCACCGACATCGTCATCAGGATCAGGCACGGGAACGGTCATAGCAGTGGGATCATCAGGGCAAATCAATTCCAGCGTAAAAAGTGCGACGAGCACCACGAGCGAGGAGGAGCAACGCGTGAGCTCCACATCATCGCCGGCACAGCGGGAGCATCAGCTGAATgccgagcaggagcagcagcagcaggagcagcagcagcaggagcagcagcagcaggagcggcagcagcaggagcagcaacaacaacaacagcaacagcaactgggaGCAGAGGAGGtcctgcaacaacagcagccgggTCATATAACCAGCACTACAgcatcgccgccgccgcagacGCCGACGCAGCGCGACGATGCCCAAAGCTCTGCTGCAGGAACAAGAGCATCAGCACTTGCATCAGCAGCGAGCGGCGCCGCAGCCATGGCTGCCACGGCAGTTGACGTGAAGGGCGACGAGGGGAGCAGGGGTGGAAGCATCCAAGGGCACAAGATTATCCTGAAGCTATCCAAGCACTCGCACACCGCTCCCAATGAATCTCAATCCGTTGAAGACGATAGACGAGTGGAACCATTGCGCATTCATTTACCCAGCAGCATCGGTGGGACGGGCGCCAAGCCGCAGGACGCGTCCGACGCGGATGCCTCTtcgtgctcctcctcctgcgccGAGGCGGAGGAAGAGCTGAGCAGTCTTAGCCAGCATCGTCCAACCCCAAATCCCCGAAGCACTCCACACATTGTGCCAAAGCTCACAATCCGGGCAGCCAATGAGGAGCGCGTGGGCAGCGTTGTGCCTAAGCTGACCATCAAAATGCCTGAGAATCCCGCTGcttcctctggctctggctctggctcctgctcgACAGATGGCAGTCTATCCAACTGCCTTGGCCGCAGTCAGTCAACGACGCCAGCCAAGAGCGAGGCACATCTGTCTAGCCTCTCGCCCGCCTCCGCCtcttcatcatcagcatcgtcctcttcctcatcatcgtcgtcgtcctcctcaCTGTCGATGACAATGGTGGAGATGCAGACGGTCCCTAAGCTAATGATTAAGACCACCCTGGCCGGgagcagctgcatcagcagcaacagcgaggagcagccgcaacagATACCAAAGTTAACCATCAAGACGGGCGGCAGCGGCCAggagcacacgcacacggtGATCATGACGCATGACCTCAGCAACGCTCAGAGCATACCCAAGCTAACAATCAAAACCAAGTCTATCGATATGGAGGACAGCTCCGATGGAGGACAAACCCTGGCCAAGGTcgagcatcagcaccagcagcagcccctaCCCAAGTTGACCATTAAGAATCTGTGCTCGCCGAAGCACAAAGTCCGGGCGGTGCTTGAGGAAAAGCCGCCTTCTGCGTCCAAGCTGGCCACACACACGGCAACTCCTATGCCCACGCCCATTCCAATTTCGAACGGCGGGGAATcaaacagcagccaggagTTTTGTGGTTTCTCCGATCCAGATGGGGAGCAGATGATGGCGGACGATATGCGTCGAAACTCTGACGACATGGACATTGATGAGTCCTTGTCGAAGGAGCACGATcccaaaatatttcacaatctGCCGCCTCTGCAGCCGGCAGCCTGCAATGGCCTGGCCATTGAAAACAAACCCAAGAAGTACAAGACGGTTGCTTCCAATCCACATGCAAATTCGAatctgccacagcagcagcacaatgttGTGGATCTAGTTGATCTAacatcatcgccatcgccaggGTCCTCGCCTGCGCATGCAAGCATCGAATTCTCTGGTCGCAGCCTGCCTCTCCGTCTGCACATGGCTCCCGCAGGAACAACACGCGGTCCCGGGTCGCCCAATTCTAACATTCTGCTAAACCAACTGACGGGCCCAGCGAAGACCCAGTTCTCCACGGTCTCCTCCAAGAGTAATAACTCCAGCAAGTATCCCCAGCTGACTGAACGGCTTATGGCGAACGGAGGAGGTGTGAGGGTCggagcagcaaccacagcgGCAGTATCTGAGGGTGGCGCTCAGCTTTCGGGCGTGGTACCTACAGCGCGCTCATCGAGCCCCTCGCAGTCTATTATTGATTCTATTGAGATTCTGGACACTCCGGAAGGCAGTCCGCATATCACCTACATGGATCATCCCCCATTGCTCAACAATCACCACGATGGGATCGAAcaggagcggcaggaggaaTTGGAGGGACTGGAAGAGCTCGAGGAGTtggacaacaacaatgagaatCATATGAAGCGCAATAGCTGCGACGGCAGCGAATCTCCCAGC ATCCCGCGAAGCAAGCAGAGACGATTGGACAACGATGAGAACGATCAGCAAACGCATAATTGCCATGAGCCTGGAAAGAAATCAAGTTCCATCGAGATGGTGCAGATGCAGACGCAGACAGGGCAGCCGTCTCACCGCTCCCGCAAGCAAAAGCACGAGAGAATTCTCAACACAGACCTAGAGGACGGCCTGTTTCCTCCATCCGGGCCTCCAGGTCCCGGCcttgactctggctctggaccTGATTCAGGCCATCCCCCATCGACATCGTCAGATGGAATCCAAAATGGAACTCTCTTCACCGATTCTGGGGCGGCGGCGAATGCCAACTCCTTGGAGTTGCAGTCAGAGCGGCAACGAAATCCGCCTGCTCCCTCAGAGGTGATGACCACACCAGCACCGACGTGCAAGCGACGTGGCAGACCCAAAAGGAATCAAAATTCAGATCTGTCCGCGCATCTGTTACCCTCGACTCCAGCCCTTGCCACACCCATCCATGATACCCATGACATTCATGGAAGCCAGGAAACCAAGGTTAGTAGTGCTGTGAAGTCTCGCCGGGTGCAGCTACTCCGCAAGCGGTTGGCCATTGATATGGTAAGTATGGGCCAGGAACAGCGGCCGGAGGCAGCATCGATCCCACTGATGGACGAGCAAGAGGTCGATGATTCGCCGAGCGCATTGGGAATGGTGATGTATCGCGATCATCGCCAGCTGAGAGCCACGAGGCGCACCCAAACTCCTAATTCGAAGGTGCTGAATCCTTCCCAGCCTACGCCCAAGACCACCAGGAAGCGTCAAAGCAAGGCCAACTCTATCAAGCTGtcgctccagcagcaacagtcggaGCGGCAGGAGCCGCCGCAGCCGTTTCCTCCCCCTACACTCAGCTTGGACCAATTTGGCGAGACGgaatccaacaacaacaacgacagcatGGCCTTTGCCCTGGCAGCTCAAATTGATCTGACCATGTGCTCGTCCAGCTCGTCGACCTCGTCCGGGGTACCTGCCACCAGCTGCCAATTGGGAGGTGGCAATGGACACGGCAGTGGAAGCAGCTCAACTATGTCCATGTCCTCGATGCTGCCGCCCACAACGATATTGTCGTCGTCGGATCCTCTGCCGGATGTGGTCTTCCAGCCCAACGACTTCTCGTCAATCATGGCCACGCAGCAGCTGCGCTCGCCACGCCcctgcagcatcagcggcgGTAGTCAGCTGGACTCCCACGACGAGGAAAACTATACTAGCGCGCTGGACAACTCTGGTG ACGAATCCGGCTCGATAACGATGCAAATGCTTTCAATGGCAACTGCCGGCTGCGTTACTTCCACACGCGGACGCGGCCGGGGACGTGGCTCgagaggtggtggtggcgctgGTCGGAGCAGCCACAGTGGATCCTCTTCATCCAATCGGGCTGGTGGTAGCTCCAGCAATGCCTCCTCCGCGGCGTCGGGCCAGCCGCGGGCGCCACGCATGAGTCGGGGGGCCAGTGCCGTCGCCAAGGCCATTGCCATGAGTCGGCCCCGCTGCGTTGGTGGACTGAAGCACACACCCGACCCCCAGAGGCTTAAAGGCCTTTTTAGTCCG TCGCCCCAAGTTTTTGAGGAGGACACCCGGATGAGCGCCGATCTTGGGAACAGCAACCAATCCATAATGGGGAGCCTAATGGAACCTCCGCTGACACCGCAAAA GCAACCCGATTTTCTTAACAATGAGGAGTCGCAGTCATCGGTTTTGAGCAACGTGAGCGTGCTGGACACAAATCAGGGTCAATCCGTTGACGCCATACTTGGGTCAGCACTGAAACGtccaaagaaaaagaaaatggagaTTTGTGTAGCCGAAGA CACGGACTTTAATGCTTCTAGCATTGCCGAGTACGATTGGCCTCCACCAAAGGGCTGTTGCCCGTCCAAGAATCGGGATACTTTTATGATCCAAGAGCAGGTAGCCCTCTATCTTGGGATAAACAGCTTTAAGCGCAAGTACCCGGACCTGCCTCGCCGCGCGGTCGATATGGAGGAGCGCAACTGGCTGCAGGAGAAAGGATTGGTCAGCGAGAAGATGTGCGACCTGGGAATCACCGCTGTGTGGGCCTCCGACATACTGGATATAATGTACGCAGACTTCTACGACAAGTACGAGGACTACAAGGAGTATATCCGTCTCAAGCACTTGCGTGAAATCGAGGCCAAGCAAAAGGCGCTCGGCCTCACAGTTGGCACTGTCCGTGGACTACAGGCCAGAGACCGAGCCATGCTCTCCGCCAGCAAATGGAATGTTTACTTCAACAAGAC CCGCAAAGACGAGCGTCTGGCCTGCCTGGACCTACAGACTTTTACGATGAACCAGCCCCAGCTGCGAACAGCTCCCACGACTACCCGCCTACATCGCTCGATTGCAAGCGGGGTGCGGGAAGCAGCCGAGGCGCAGAATATTCTGCTGCCCCCAGATCTGGTT TGTCCACGAGATGATCATTACGATGAAGCCTACTGTCAATCGGACTATGCGTATCCGCTCCCCGTGGTTCCGGACCAGTTCTCATTCGGCTACCGCAAATTAGACTTCGTCGAACTGAG ATCCCACCCATTAGATACAGCACTGGATaagccacagtcacagtcgcaggtGGCAGGGCTGGAAGTTCAGCTGCGTGAGCGCATCAACGGCGTGACCTGCGCAATTGCCGACAAAGTTGATGTCTCGGCATCCGAGGCTCAGCCTGCATCCAAGCCAAAAGTGTCGGTTTCTGTCCGCCGCAGTCGCCGGTCTTCTCGGCAGCAGTCGAACAAGGTGCGAACGGCCAGCAGCTCTAGCAtatcctcctccgcctccctCTCATCCTCCTTCagcgacaccagcagcagcagcagcagcagcagcagcagtgataCA GATAATGACGATGAGAGCGACTCCAGCATCTCGAGTAGCTGCATCTCAACAGCAGGCTCGAGTGCTGCGGCCAGCGACGATGAACGAAATGAATCAGCCCGTTCCCGGCTATCGAATTGCGGCGTGTGCCTACGTACTCAGCACCGTAACGCCAGGGAGATGCCCGAATTCTTCATACGCTGCTACAGTTGTCGACGGCGGG TCCATCCGAGTTGCATTGATATGCCACAACGTATGGTGGGCCGCGTGAGAAACTATAACTGGCAGTGTGCCGGGTGCAAGTGCTGCGTCAAGTGCAAGAGCAGCCAGCGGCCCGGCAAGATGCTCTACTGCGAGCAGTGCGACCGAGGCTATCACATCTACTGCCTCGGCCTGAAGACGGTGCCAGATG GGCGATGGAGCTGTGAACGCTGTTGTATCTGCATGCGATGTGGCGCCATCAAGCCCGAAGGCCTGCCTCAAGTATCTGAATTGGCTTCGCCCGGTGAAGCCGTGGCCGGCGCAGAGGCGACGAAGGCCTCTCCTCGAAACAAAAAGATGAAATGGATACACGAATATCGCATCGACCACATCACAAAGCTGCGGGAGCATGCTGCCATGTTCTGTGTGCCGTGTGCGAAGAAGCCGGCCAAGCGACACGCTCCACAGGGAGTAACAGCACTTGGTTCAGCAGTCTCGATCACAGTCCCAGTAATAGCAAGTCCAGGTTTAAGCCCAAGGACCAATGGAAGCCAAGCCACATATCCATCGCCAGTGGCTGCACTGAGTCCCAAACTCCCTGTAGTGGTTAGTGCATTGGTAACCACTACTtacgaggaggaggcggcaacgaaaacaaccacaacaatgacaatgacagaAAGGCGACAGCAGCCGCATGGAGCAACTTCCAGTATCACCATGATGGAGTGCAGCAGCTTCAACCGTAGCGGAGTCAGTGAAGATTCAGGAATCACCAGCGCAGCTactgcaacagccacagctgctTCTTCACCAGCGCTCACAGTCACATCTGGGACGGGAGCGGCCACaggagctgccacagcaatCGGAATATCGCCGCCTCCGGTTGTTGCCTGA
- the LOC117898574 gene encoding N-alpha-acetyltransferase 20, giving the protein MTTLRPFTCDDLFKFNNVNFDPLTETYGLSFYTQYLAKWPEYFQLAESPSGQIMGYIMGKVEGHLDNWHGHVTALTVSPDYRRLGLAALLMNFLEDISEKKRAYFVDLFVRKSNQVAINMYKNLGYIIYRTILEYYSGDQDEDAYDMRKALSRDVNKKSVIPYTQPVRLEDIDMN; this is encoded by the exons ATGACTACGCTGCGACCATTCACCTGTGACGATCTTTTTAAATTCAACAATGT GAATTTTGACCCACTTACGGAAACCTACGGACTGTCGTTCTATACGCAGTACCTGGCGAAGTGGCCGGAGTACTTTCAGCTGGCCGAGTCCCCCAGTGGTCAAATAATGGGATACA TTATGGGAAAAGTGGAGGGACACCTAGACAACTGGCACGGACATGTGACGGCTCTAACTGTGTCGCCCGACTACAGGAGGCTCGGTCTAGCTGCACTCCTGATGAATTTTTTGGAAGACATATCGGAAAA GAAGCGGGCGTACTTTGTTGACCTGTTTGTGCGCAAGAGCAACCAGGTGGCCATTAATATGTACAAGAACCTAGGCTACATCATTTACCGCACCATACTAGAATATTATTCGGGCGATCAAGACGAGGATGCATATG ATATGCGAAAGGCCTTGTCGAGGGATGTCAACAAGAAATCGGTGATACCGTACACGCAGCCTGTACGATTGGAAGATATTGATATGAATTGA
- the LOC117898541 gene encoding pyridoxal phosphate phosphatase PHOSPHO2, whose product MSSTAPATEAMACRLGKQQRRRLAAFDFDHTIVAQNTDTVVRDLLPPEVVSSRTLNELVENDCWTEYMSEVFRLLHVQQVTEARIRDTIRVIPEVPGFVRLIKHLHKKLNFDMIIISDSNSVFIEEWVKAYNMADCFVAIFTNPAEFDSNGQLQVRPHHQQSECKLSASNLCKGRVLEHFVIEQDLRRSIRYDHVFYVGDGNNDICPVLRQRACDFACARQGFAMEKHLIRNRNKLKLRAQLLVWKSGFDLMEQLLALPQMQVPPVDLQTAEGHAEMARRASAVAGPSKQTN is encoded by the coding sequence ATGTCGTCGACGGCACCTGCCACGGAAGCTATGGCTTGCAGGCTGGGAAAGCAGCAACGGCGACGACTGGCAGCGTTTGACTTTGATCACACGATTGTAGCCCAAAATACGGACACTGTGGTGAGGGATTTACTTCCTCCGGAAGTGGTCAGCTCACGGACCCTCAACGAGCTGGTGGAGAACGATTGTTGGACCGAGTACATGTCCGAGGTTTTTCGTCTGCTGCATGTGCAACAAGTCACGGAGGCGCGCATTCGCGACACCATCCGAGTCATACCGGAGGTGCCAGGCTTTGTGCGCCTCATTAAGCATCTACACAAGAAGCTTAACTTCGACATGATCATCATCAGTGACTCGAACAGTGTTTTTATCGAAGAGTGGGTCAAGGCGTATAATATGGCCGACTGTTTCGTGGCCATCTTCACCAACCCCGCCGAGTTCGACTCCAATGGGCAGCTTCAGGTGCGGCCACACCACCAGCAGAGCGAGTGTAAGCTGAGCGCCAGCAATCTCTGCAAAGGGCGCGTCCTTGAGCACTTTGTCATTGAACAGGATTTGCGGCGAAGCATCCGCTATGACCACGTCTTCTATGTGGGCGACGGCAACAACGACATCTGCCCCGTGTTGCGACAGCGGGCTTGTGACTTTGCCTGCGCCCGTCAAGGCTTCGCCATGGAGAAGCATTTGATTCGGAACCGCAACAAATTAAAGCTGCGGGCGCAGCTGTTGGTCTGGAAGAGTGGCTTTGACCTGATGGAACAGTTGCTGGCCTTGCCGCAAATGCAAGTTCCACCAGTCGACCTTCAGACTGCGGAGGGCCACGCAGAGATGGCGCGGCGAGCATCGGCGGTCGCTGGTCCATCCAAGCAGACCAATTAA
- the LOC117898502 gene encoding dual specificity protein phosphatase MPK-4: MAQKHQARSSGKPQDSGSLAREDFDGGPVSIDEIETGLFLGNLTAATHMETLKSFKITHILTLDSVPLPQHILEASFLTTKYIQIADMPREDILQHLEGCVNFISSALDQQGIVLVHCYFGVSRSSSTVIAYMMKRHNLNFQPAFELVKAKRRFVQPNSGFINQLKLFRRMGCKIDPNYQRYKMHRLRLAGEQMRKAKILPQSFHSVVRPDPDITRENPEPIVFRCRRCRRVLASKSHVLEHKPRDRPPLEGAPSAVRNEDSSRQTPAPAQTQSEKISAPRMLEQVDERIRQSSLTSPGHESNHCRSILFVEPIAWMHRVMLNTQGRLYCPKCEQKLGNFSWINACQCPCGETLSPAFYLIPSKVELSKAVQNVQTTV, from the exons ATGGCTCAAAAACATCAGGCGCGGTCGTCGGGCAAGCCGCAGGACTCTGGCTCCCTGGCACGTGAAGACTTTGATGGTGGGCCTGTCAGCATTGATGAAATCGAGACGGGCTTGTTTCTGG GCAACTTGACGGCTGCAACGCATATGGAAACACTGAAGTCGTTTAAAATTACCCATATCCTCACGCTGGATTCGGTACCACTGCCGCAGCACATTTTAGAGGCTAGCTTCCttacaacaaaatacattCAAA TTGCTGACATGCCGCGCGAAGACATATTGCAGCATCTAGAAGGCTGCGTGAACTTTATTAGTTCAGCGCTGGATCAGCAGGGCATTGTGCTGGTGCATTG CTATTTTGGAGTAAGTCGTAGCTCCTCGACGGTAATTGCCTATATGATGAAACGACACAATCTGAACTTCCAACCCGCCTTCGAGCTGGTCAAGGCCAAGCGACGCTTTGTGCAACCGAATTCAGGCTTTATTAATCAACTGAAGCTGTTTCGGCGCATGGGATGCAAAATCGACCCCAACTACCAGCGCTACAAAATGCATCGCCTGCGCCTTGCTGGGGAGCAAATGCGGAAGGCAAAAATTTTACCGCAGAGTTTCCACAGCGTTGTGCGACCAGATCCAGACATAACGCGCGAAAATCCAGAGCCAATTGTttttcgttgtcgtcgttgccgTCGCGTTCTGGCTTCCAAGTCGCATGTCCTCGAGCACAAACCGCGGGACAGGCCCCCTCTGGAGGGAGCACCGTCGGCTGTCCGCAATGAAGATTCCAGCCGACAGACGCCAGCGCCAGCCCAGACCCAATCGGAAAAAATAAGCGCACCCCGCATGCTAGAACAGGTTGATGAGCGAATACGCCAATCCTCACTGACCTCGCCAGGTCACGAGAGCAATCATTGCcgcagcattttgtttgtagAGCCCATTGCCTGGATGCACCGCGTTATGCTCAACACCCAAGGACGTCTGTACTGCCCCAAGTGTGAGCAAAAGTTGGGCAACTTTAGCTGGATCAATG CCTGCCAGTGTCCTTGCGGCGAGACATTGTCgcctgcattttatttgattccCTCCAAGGTGGAACTCTCCAAAGCCGTTCAGAACGTTCAGACGACAGTTTAA
- the LOC117898528 gene encoding CCR4-NOT transcription complex subunit 9, producing MSAQPSPCMNPQQQQSEQEKVYQWINELAHPDTRETALLELSKKRETDLAPMLWNSFGTACALLQEIVNIYPSITPPTLTAHQSNRVCNALALLQCVASHPETRTAFLQAQIPLYLYPFLSTTSKTRPFEYLRLTSLGVIGALVKTDEQEVITFLLTTEIVPLCLSIMDSGSELSKTVATFIIQKILLDESGLSYICQTYERFSHVAITLGKMVIQLAKEPCARLLKHVVRCYLRLSDNTRARKALGQCLPDQLRDGTFALCLQDDKSTKQWLQMLLKNLELGNTPQQIGMSPLGS from the exons ATGAGTGCCCAGCCGAGTCCCTGCATGaatcctcagcagcagcaaagcgaGCAGGAGAAG GTGTACCAATGGATCAACGAATTGGCGCACCCGGACACTCGCGAGACCGCTCTGTTGGAGCTAAGCAAAAAGCGTGAAACCGACTTGGCTCCCATGCTGTGGAACAGCTTTGGAACGGCATGTGCTCTGCTTCAGGAGATTGTTAACATATATCCGTCTATAACTCCGCCCACTTTGACGGCACATCAGTCGAACCGTGTGTGCAATGCCTTGGCCCTGCTCCAGTGCGTCGCCTCCCATCCGGAGACACGCACAGCCTTTCTGCAGGCGCAGATTCCACTCTACTTGTATCCATTTCTGTCGACTACTTCGAAGACCAGACCCTTTGAATATTTGCGTCTGACCAGCTTGGGCGTGATTGGGGCCTTGGTTAAG ACCGACGAGCAGGAAGTAATCACGTTCTTGCTCACCACGGAAATTGTTCCTCTTTGCTTGAGCATTATGGACAGCGGCTCAGAGCTGAGCAAGACTGTGGCCACCTTCATCATTCAGAAGATACTGCTTGATGAGTCGGGCCTGTCGTATATCTGTCAAACCTACGAACGCTTCTCGCATGTGGCCATCACCCTG GGTAAAATGGTGATCCAGTTGGCGAAGGAACCATGTGCCCGTCTGCTGAAGCACGTAGTGCGTTGCTACCTACGTCTCTCTGACAATACACG CGCTCGCAAAGCCCTTGGACAGTGCTTGCCGGATCAGCTTCGCGATGGCACTTTCGCTCTGTGCTTGCAAGATGATAAATCCACGAAGCAGTGGCTTCAAATGCTACTGAAGAACCTCGAGCTGGGAAACACCCCACAGCAGATCGGCATGTCGCCATTGGGCTCGTAG
- the LOC117898518 gene encoding pyridoxal phosphate phosphatase PHOSPHO2, giving the protein MHASLINATKMLWSLKSRSLNIRISLYTYLYLCALTCCIKSKWSYLSLKFKMWFISKIVVPRSAGSRLWRCPSRQSQRGEGDHVGSRILVAFDFDQTIIQQDSYLAVSQLLPKARRNISLLQILPKFGWQTYINFVLQLLHEKHKVDSSTSVGQQIRSIPAVPGMLHLMRRLNRTPTVDMCIISDANWFFISEWLESYGISCLFTDIKTNAACVQADGMLLILPYEDQIGCDLCTRNLCKGGVLQQMRRGEVYKQVIYVGDSCNDLCPMKSLRPGDVACIRIGFELHSKMVAHGKMLSCSVVGWRDGHELEKRLLSRIAW; this is encoded by the coding sequence atgcatgcatcCCTTATTAATGCTACGAAGATGCTCTGGAGTCTAAAGTCGCGAAGTCTAAACATTCGCATAAGCCTATATACTTATTTATATCTATGTGCTTTGACCTGTTGTATTAAATCAAAATGGAGTTATTtgtcattaaaatttaaaatgtggTTTATTTCGAAAATTGTTGTACCTAGAAGTGCTGGGAGCAGGCTCTGGCGCTGCCCGagccgccaaagccaaaggggCGAGGGCGATCATGTCGGTAGTCGCATTCTGGttgcctttgactttgaccAGACCATTATTCAGCAAGACTCGTACCTGGCGGTAAGCCAACTTCTGCCGAAAGCGAGGCGCAACATTTCATTGCTCCAAATTTTACCGAAGTTTGGCTGGCAGACCTATATTAATTTcgtgctccagctgctgcatgaAAAGCACAAAGTTGATTCGAGTACATCAGTCGGCCAGCAAATACGCAGCATTCCGGCGGTGCCAGGTATGCTTCATCTGATGCGGCGCCTGAACAGAACTCCTACCGTCGACATGTGCATTATTAGCGATGCCAACTGGTTCTTCATTTCCGAGTGGTTGGAGTCGTACGGCATCAGTTGCCTGTTCACCGACATTAAGACCAATGCTGCCTGCGTTCAGGCGGACGGTATGCTGCTGATTCTACCCTACGAAGACCAGATCGGCTGTGATCTCTGTACCCGTAACCTATGTAAGGGAGGcgtgctgcagcagatgcgACGTGGCGAGGTCTATAAGCAAGTAATATACGTTGGCGACAGCTGTAATGATCTTTGTCCCATGAAGAGCCTCCGTCCCGGCGACGTCGCTTGCATTCGAATCGGGTTTGAGCTGCACAGCAAGATGGTGGCACATGGCAAAATGCTGAGTTGCTCGGTAGTGGGGTGGCGAGATGGCCACGAGCTGGAAAAGCGCTTGCTGTCAAGAATCGCTTGGTGA